In the genome of Triticum urartu cultivar G1812 chromosome 5, Tu2.1, whole genome shotgun sequence, one region contains:
- the LOC125511569 gene encoding flavin-containing monooxygenase FMO GS-OX-like 2: MPSRSRVAVIGAGAAGLAAARELRREGHAPVVFERAAAVGGTWRYEDSNAADPADPLGAGGAHSSLYASLRTNLPRESMGFLDFPFVADRSSADPRRFPGHPEVLRYLEEFARRFDLLGLVRFETEVVSVRRSRDDGAGAAGWRVSYRSRRPDGAEGELEEDVFDAVVVCNGHFTEPRVAAIAGIHCWPGKQMHSHNYRVPDRFRGQVVMVIGYQPSGMDISRDIAGVAKEVHVAMKSEPPYQIDTTTATGHANLWLHSCTIERAEEDGSLVFQDGSRIKADVILHCTGYKYSFPFLGGDDDGELAGAIFVDDNRVGPLYKHVFPPILAPHISFIGLPFRTIPFLVFQLQSKWVAGVLSGRLELPSQEAMMRDVDAFYSDMEARGCPKRRTHDLGQGNLFEYEDWVAEQCGLGRMEGWRKGMFVATCKNLADRPNSYRDEWDDDHLLPQAHQDFSKHSCL, translated from the exons ATGCCATCACGCTCCCGCGTCGCCGTGAtcggcgcgggggcggcgggccTGGCGGCGGCGCGCGAGCTGCGGCGCGAGGGCCACGCGCCCGTCGTCTTCGAGCGCGCCGCGGCCGTGGGCGGCACCTGGCGCTACGAGGACTCGAACGCCGCCGACCCGGCCGACCCGCTCGGCGCCGGCGGCGCGCACTCGAGCCTCTACGCGTCCCTCCGCACCAACCTCCCCCGCGAGTCCATGGGCTTCCTCGACTTCCCCTTCGTCGCGGACCGCTCCTCCGCCGACCCGCGCAGGTTCCCCGGGCACCCGGAGGTGCTCCGGTACCTCGAGGAGTTCGCGCGGCGGTTCGACCTCCTCGGGCTCGTCCGGTTCGAGACGGAGGTCGTCAGCGTCCGGCGCAGCAGGGACGATGGCGCGGGCGCGGCGGGCTGGAGGGTCTCGTACCGCTCGAGGAGGCCCGACGGCGCCGAGGGCGAGCTGGAGGAGGACGTGTTCGACGCCGTGGTCGTCTGCAACGGCCACTTCACCGAGCCGCgcgtcgccgccatcgccg GTATCCATTGCTGGCCCGGGAAACAGATGCACAGCCACAACTACCGTGTGCCTGATCGATTTCGCGGTCAG GTTGTAATGGTGATAGGGTACCAGCCGAGCGGCATGGACATCTCCAGGGACATCGCCGGTGTGGCCAAAGAGGTCCACGTCGCCATGAAATCGGAACCTCCTTATCAAATAGACACTACTACTGCCACTGGCCATGCCAACCTGTGGCTCCATTCCTGCACG ATTGAGCGTGCGGAGGAAGATGGTAGCTTGGTGTTCCAAGACGGCAGCAGGATCAAAGCTGATGTCATCCTGCACTGCACTGG ATACAAGTACAGCTTTCCATTCCTGGGtggcgacgacgacggcgagtTGGCCGGTGCAATCTTTGTGGACGACAACCGCGTGGGCCCGCTGTACAAGCACGTGTTCCCGCCAATATTGGCTCCTCACATCTCCTTCATCGGATTGCCCTTCAGG ACGATCCCTTTTCTAGTGTTTCAGCTCCAAAGCAAGTGGGTGGCTGGGGTTCTATCGGGAAGACTTGAGCTCCCATCACAAGAGGCCATGATGCGGGATGTGGATGCGTTCTACTCGGACATGGAAGCTCGCGGATGCCCCAAGAGACGCACTCATGATCTGGGACAAGGCAATCTG TTTGAGTACGAGGACTGGGTGGCGGAGCAATGCGGGCTGGGGAGGATGGAAGGGTGGAGGAAGGGCATGTTCGTTGCAACGTGTAAGAACCTGGCTGATCGCCCGAACAGCTACCGGGATGAATGGGACGACGACCACCTGTTGCCACAGGCGCATCAGGATTTCAGCAAGCATTCCTGCCTCTGA